CTTACATAAAAATGCTTTTTATTTAACTAAATTTCCCTCTTGGAAAATTTTTACAATTTGCTAATCATTAGCAAAATTAAATTTTTTTATGGCTAAATTAAAATCAATATTTTCTGCATTTGTTTTGGTAAATTTTCTTGCATCTTGCCAAGCTATGCAAGCGGTTGATAGAAAGCTTTATGATGTTACAAATAAAGTAACAACAAAAGATCTAGTTACAGGTAAGCGTTCTATTTCCTCAGCTGATAGGCCAAGCCAAATTGCAAAGGGTAATCAAGCTTCAGAAAAAATAATAAATGGCTACCTTCAAAAAGGTGCAAAAATAAATGAGAAACTTAGCAAAACTCAATATGAAAGGGCATTAAATATTTTCAATCGCGTTCATTCAGTTTCACATTTGCGTAATGAAGATTGGAAGTTAATTCTTCTACCAGATAATGAATTCAACGCTTTTGTAACTGGTGGCACTTATCTTTTTGTAAATAAAGGCCTGATGGATAAACTCTCTTTTGATGATGAAGTTGCGGCAGTTTTGGCTCATGAAATTGCACATGTATCTTCTAATCATGTATTTGAAAGGGAAGGGGGTATGATGGCCTCAATGCTTGCGGGTAGTAAATCTGCAAAATCTAACGCCTATCAAGCAGGTTACAGCACTAATGATGAATATGAAGCCGATAATGTTGGCATTCTATATATGGCTCTAGCTGGTTATGACCCTTACGCAGCAGGGCGAATTTGGCAGAAAATCTATTCATCTTCCGGCACTTATGGGCAGGCTTTTCAAACCCACCCAATTACTTCAGAGCGTATGAACAATGCTAACCAAGTTGCAAATAAAGTTAAGCAATATCAAATTTCTGGTGAAATAAATCCTAATTTTCAAAATATTTTAAGCGGTAATAATTTATATCAAACTACTAATGAGCAAGCCTTGCCACAAGCTGGAATGGGTGGTGGTTTGGCGGCCGCGCTAATGACAGCTGCTGATTTTTACTCTAAGAAAACCAGAGCAAAATCGCAGGCGGTAAACCAATCTAATCGTATTGCAACTTTGCAAGAAATTCAGCAGAATATGCAAATTATAGGTGCTAAAAAACTTGATGAAAACAGCTTTGCGATGCGAATTCAATATTCAGGGGCAAGGCCAGTTAGCAACCTTGCGGTGATGGCTGTTTCCCCTGAAAAGCAATCTTTGTATCGCCTTCAGGAAAATGTAATGCCAAATTCAGCCTTTACTGCAATCTTTGATAATTCCGTTCTGCAAATGCAAGATGGTTCAAAAGCTAAAATGAAACTCGTTGTTGATGAAGGCAGATATTTGGATTAGACTTCTTTCTCAACCTGCCACCCAAAAAACCTAGAAACTAGAACCTAACACCTTATCCTACTGCTTTTAATCTAGCCTGGTTTTCTTGCTTAGCTTCCACCCAAGAAATATTGCCGTCAAGCCTTTTATAAACTACATTATAATTGCCGGTTTTCTTATTGATGAACATTAAAGCTGGCAGATTAGCTAAATTCATTTTCATAACCGCATCAGCAACTGTTAATTCTTCAATAGAGGTTTGTTTTTCAGCTATAATTACTGGATTATCTTCCTCAATATCCTGCCCATCGTCAGAAATTACATATTTTGTTGCAATAATTGTAGCAGCTTCATCTCTTGCTAGTTTTCTATGATCTTTAATCCTTCTTTTATATCTTCGGAGTTGTTTTTCCATTCTATCAAGTGCCTTATCAAACGCTGCGAAAATATTTTCTTCTTTAGCTTGTGCTTTATAATTTGAGTGCGTTCCAGTGCCATCATTTACAACAATGTCACATGTAAAAAAGTGAGCTTCCTTAGAGAAAATTACATCAGCTGAAATTGCATTCTCAAAATATTTAGTTATACCAGATTCCGTAGATTCCAAAACATGCTCTTTAAGCCCAGAGCCAATTTTAATATGTTTTCCAGAAACGGTTATTTTCATAAGAACCTCTTTAAGTTAAATATAAATTTGAAATTTTACAGGATTTCAATAAGAGCATTATAGCCTTTGATTTTAATTTGAAATATCACTTAAGGCTATAATAAGCCCCAAATGTCAGATTATCAAAAAAACGAGATTTTATCAAACAACAAATTATATTTTTAAGCTAAAAATTCAGTTGACTATGTAGTTTTTTTGAAATCTAAGCAGGTTTTTTTATAGGAGTTTGGGGGGGTTGCTCCCAAGGTTTTGCTACTTTTGGTGCGCCGAAATAATAGCCTTGCAGTAAATCGCAGCCCATATCCATTAATTTCTTGGCGACTTCACCCGTTTCAACGCATTCTGCAACGGTTTTAAGCCCATATGAGCGATTAAAATCTATTAAACTTTTAATGAAAATTAGGTTTTCTTTATTTTCTTCAAGCCCTAATATATAAGAGCCATCAATCTTCACTGTGTCCACTGAAAGCGAGCGTAACTGCCTGAAAGAAGTATATCCAACACCAAAATCATCAAGTGCAACTGTGCAACCCAAGGCTTGCATAGAAGCAGTGAAATATGCGGTTTTACGAAGGTCTTTATTGGCAGCTGTTTCAGTTATTTCCATTGAAATTCTTTTTGCAATTTCACTATCTTTAAGTAGGTCATTACAAATTTTTAGCCAATTTTCACTGCCAGTTGTAAGATTTGAAACATTAATGCATAGCTTAACGCCTTTAGAGTTTTTAAGCTCCTCAATAACTTTTCTAAGAACAAATTCATCAATCGCTTCAACCGTTCCCATCTTCTCAGCGATTGGAATAAACCTGCCAGCAGAATCATATCTGCCATTGCCATCATTGATGCGAAGCAGAACTTCATAATATTGCGTTGTGCCATCTTTGCCAGAGATAATCGGCTGATAGGCAAGCACTAAGCGGTTTGTATTAAAGGCCTCTTGCAGATAATGAAGTTGCGACATTTCATTTTGTGCGTCAATATGTTCCCTTCTAGCATCTTCAAAATCGCAGTAGAACTCATAAGTTTTGCCCTTAGCGTGCGTAAGCCCCAAGAAAGCCTTGTTGATTGCATCATATTCATCTTTAACGCCAAGCGGAAAATGCACCGATCCCATTGAAAGCCTTAGATGAACAGTATCTTCAAGGTTTGGATTTTTATAAAGGCTAACAATTCTTGCAATTTCTGAGGTGATTTGCTCAATCTCACTAGCAACCGGATTTTTGAGGATTACCGCAAATTGCTCATCACCTATGCGATGAAAAATACTGCCATCTGTCAGCACGGCCTTGATTTTACGGCTTAAATCTTCCATTACTTTGTTTGAAATTTGCTCACCATGCCAACTTACAATCATCGGCAAATTATCAATAGAAATGAGCAGGAGCAGATAATTATATCTTTTTGAATTGCCCTCAGAAAAGCACTTTGAGAGACTTTCAAGCAATATTCCATCATATTCACCAGCAAGAATATTCTTGCTTGAAAGATTATATTTTCCTTTACCCGCTTTGATTACATTTTCATTTTGTGAAGTTATAACCCCATAAAGAAATTTTTTATCACCGATATTTTGCCTAATCGCCCTTTCTTTGAGGTTTAATTGCTTGCTACCAACTTCAAGAGAATATTCAAAAGAGACTTCCTCAGCGTTGCCGTTAATATTAATTTCGTAAATTTTTTTATCTTTTTTGTGGAGTAAATCTAAGAATTTTTCTTTTTTATTTATCTGTGATGGGTTAAGGCCTAAAACTTTTTTAGTATCGCCAAACCATTCTAAAGTGCCATCTTGCAAATTATGCGTATAAAAAACTGCATTAGGTTTATTTTTATTTTTACTATTGAAAGGCATTATTTTTTACTTGAATTCAAACCTTAAACATCTAGCATCATAGCATATTAAATCAAAAAAATATATTATATCGTGCTTTCTTACAATGAATATTTATTTTTAGCTATTGCTTATTTGCTTGGTTCGGTTGCTTTTGGGGTGATAATAACAAGGCTTTTGGGTTTGGGTGATATTACCAAAAAAGGCTCTGGAAACATAGGTGCAACCAATGTTGTGAGGGTTGCTGGCAAGAAAATTGGAGGAATAGTTTTCCTGCTAGATTTTCTGAAAGGTTTATTGCCAGCTTTTATTTATAAATCTTTTCTTTTAAGCTCTGAAACGAGTGTTGCTTTATATTTAATCGCTTTTGCTTCTGTAATTGGTCATATTTTACCGATTTGGCATAAATTTAAGGGTGGAAAAGGTGTTGCAACTGGCTTTGGTGCTATTCTTGCGATAGATTATATTTTATTTTTAATCGCAATTTTATTGTGGATTATCACTTATAAACTCAGCAAAATTTCTTCAGCATCTGCGCTTGTCAGTTATGGTTTGATTCCATTTATAGGGTTTGCAATGCATCAAAATAATTTCTTTTTAATAAGCTTTTTAATGTCGCTTTCAGCGATTATTTTTTATAAACATATTCCAAATATTAAACGCCTACTGAATGGAGAGGAAAAGCCTTTTAGAAAAAATTAATTTATGCAAAAATTTTATCAAAAAGAATTTTGTTCTAATGAAAATCAGGTAAGGGTTTTTCAGCTTTCAAGAACACGAAATATAGGCCCTATAACCTTTCTAAGCCTTATAAAAAAATATAAAAACCCACAAAATGCTCTTGAAAAAATTACTGATATTCTAAAATCTAAAGGGCTTACAAAAGATATAATTTCAAAATCTCAAGCTGAAGATGAGATTGCTTTAATCCAGAAAAATAATGCAAAATTTATCACAATTTTTGATGAGGAATATCCTTCTCTACTCGCTGAAATTTATGACCCGCCGATAATTATTTCTTATAAGGGTGATTGGCAAATTACCAAAAATAAATCAATAGGTGTTGTTGGTGCAAGAAATGCTAGTGCCAATGGGCTTGGTTTTACCTATAAAATTTCTACTGATTTAGTGAAACAAAATTTTGTTGTAACTTCGGGGCTTGCAAAGGGTATTGATGCTTCTGCTCACAAAGCGAGTCTTGAAAATAATGGCAAAACTATTGCAGTAATTGCGGGGGGTATAGATAATATTTACCCAAAAGAAAACGCAAAATTATATACTGAAATTGCTGAAAAAGGCTTGATTATCTCAGAAAATCCGTTTGGTTCGCTTCCAAAATCTGAATCCTTTCCTAGAAGAAATAGGATTATTTCTGGCCTATCACTTGGTGTTTTAGTGGTTGAAGCGGTTATGAAATCAGGCTCATTAATCACCGCAAGGTTTGCAAATGAACAGGGTAGGGAGGTTTTTTGTGTTCCGGGCTTTCCGTTAGATGCACGCTCGGAAGGGCCAAACAATCTGATAAAAAAAGGGGCAAATTTAGTAACTTCCGCCTTTGATATTTGTGATATTCTTAAAGATTTTTCAGAAGAAAATATCCTCAATAAAATTCAAAATAATTTATTATTTGATGTTGAAAATTACTCTTTTGAAACTGAAATTTTGAATAATAATTCCGAAGAAAAAGAGGAAATAATTGATGAAAATGATGAGGCAAAACCTAGCCAAAACCAAGATTATTCAGAGATGATATTAGATTATCTTTCTTCAAGCCCAATTGAAATTGATGAGATTTTTAGAAAATTTCAAATCCCTGCATCTAAAATTAATTCAATAATTTTAGAGCTTGAAATTACAGGGCAAATAAACCGCCAACCCGGTAATAGAATAGTTAAAAATTTGGTTTAAGCTAAAACATCAGTGAAAAGTTCGTTAGCATCAGGTTCTGGGCTGTTTTTAGAAAATTCAACTGCATCCTCAATCATCTTTTTAACATTTTTATCAATCTCGTTAAAGTCATCTTCGCTTGCGATATTGTTTTCAAGCATATATCTTTGCAGATTGATTATAGGGTCTTTTTTCTCCTTAAATTCTGCAACTTCCTCTTTGGTTCTATATTTAGCAGGATCAGACATTGAATGCCCACGATAGCGATAAGTTTTCATCTCAATTAAAAGTGGGCCTTTGCCACTTCTAACATAGTCAACGGCTTCTTTTGCAGCTTCATAAACTTCTAAAACATCCATACCATTAACCAGCCTGCCTTTAACGCCAAAACCTTCGCCACGCTTGTAGTATTCAGTATTTGCGGCAGATCTTTTAGTGGAAGTTCCCATTGCATATTCGTTATTTTCAACGATAAAAATTGCCGGCAAATTCCACAAAGCAGCCATATTTAGCGTTTCATAAACCTGCCCTTGATTCGCCGCCCCATCACCAAAATAAGTTACGGAAATATTATCATTTCCACGATATTTATTTGCGAAGGCAAGACCCGCACCAAGTGGAACATTAGCCCCAACTATTCCATGACCACCATAAAAGCCGTTGGCTAGATCAAACATATGCATTGAACCACCTTTGCCTCTAGAACAGCCAGTTTCCCTACCCATAAGCTCCGCAAAAATGACTTTTGCATCAGTGCCGGCTGCCACCATATGGCCGTGATCCCTATAAGTTGTAATAGTTTGATCGCCTTTCTTAAGATTAGCCTGCACGCCAGTTACAACGGCTTCCTGCCCGATGTATAAATGGCAGAAGCCACCAATTAAACCCATTCCATATAATGCCCCGGCACGCTCTTCAAAGCGGCGGATTTTAATCATTGTGTCGTAAAATTTGAGTAGAAGTTCTTTTGAGTATTTTGAAGAAATTTTGTCGCCCTTGATAGGCTTCACATTCGATTCAGTTTTAGTCATTACACCGCCTGATTTCATATAAACTCTGATTTATTATACCATATTTTTGCAAAAGAAAATATAAGAAAATTTAATTCCTTCAAGAAGATAATTACTTAGTTAGGTATTTCAAACAAATCCCTATAGCCATGCAATATCCTAATAATTTTTATATATTTAGGTTCAACAGAGTAAATTACGCTATATTTTCCAACATTCCAAAACCTCACAGATTTTAAGATATTTTCCCTTTTATGGCCAATATTTGGGTTTTCAGAGATTAACGAAAAGGCTTTTAAGAATTTATCTTTCATCTCATATGTCGCAGATTTATTATCTTTTGCAATATACGAAATTATTTCTAATAAATCATCTCTTGCAAGTTTTGTTAATTTATAAGGCTGGTTTTTATCTTGCATCATCAATTATTTTATCTAAATAAACATTGATTTCATTATCGCTAATAAGCTCTTCATCAGCTGATTCCAAGCCTCTTAAAATTTCTAATTTTAGATTATTAATTCTTCTAGAAATATCTTGCTCTGAAAGCAATCGCAAGCCGGCTCTTACAACCTCACTTGCAGAGCTGTAAAACCCACTTTCCACACGACTTTCTATAAAATTTTCTAATTCAGGTGTAAGAGAAATATTCATAACAAAAAACCTTAATTTAAGTATACTATAACATAAAATATCAATTTATGCTATTTTTTGTTATTTATTTTTAAGGGAGTGTTCACCAACCATAGATACAACTAAATTTTTGCTGTTTTTCCTATATAGTGTTACCCGGCATTTGTTGCAGTGTTAACCATAAAAAAACCTTAAAGCTTAGGTTTGGCAATATTTTAACAATTAACCCCACAATAAATGAGGGGTGACAATATGAGAATTAGACTTAAAAGCGAAGCTATGATTCTTTACTTTTTATCTTTTAATGCTTTTGCAATAATTATAGAAGATACTAGAACAGAAGAAGAAATTATAAATCCATGCAAAATTAATATAAAAAGATCCAAGCCAACTAAATTTTTTATTATTAACAACAAATAGATAATGCTTGCTAATAAAATAAGAATAACTATTGTTTTTAAAATTTTCATAAAAATTTTTTTTAATTCTAAGTTGTAATCAACCCCCAAAAACCTTATCATTAAAATCCCTGGGATTGAAATAATAACCGTTATAATAAAAAACCACTCCCAGCTTAGTCCTAATCCATTTTGAGCGTCAACCATATAGCCAGCAGGGAAGTTTGTTATCCACCTACCCATAGAAGCACAAGAGGTTAAAAGCGCATATTGCGTTGCGGTAAATCTGAGGTTGCAGAGTGAGCTTAAATACGCGACAAAGGCGGAAGTTCCCATTGCACCTGTAATGTTTTCAAGGATAATAACTATAGTTAAAATCGCAACAGAATGGCCTTCACTCGCAAGCCAAACATAAGATAAATTAGAGATCGCTTGGGCTATTCCAAACCAAAGCAGGCTTTTAGCAATACCAATTTTGAAAACTGCCCAACCGCCAATTATTCCGCCAATAATAGTCATTAGGAAGCCAAAAAATTTAGTGATTTCCGCCACTTCTGTTTTTGAAAAACCCATCTGCTGATAAAATGGATTTATCATTTTGCTAAGCAACGCATCACCAATTTTATAAAGAACCGCAAAAACGATGATATAAAGCCATTTTTTATGCTCTCTAGCGAAGGTTTTGAAAGGCTCAATAATAAAATTATTAAACCATTTTAAGCCTTGTTCTAGAGATTCAATTTCTGGCTTTTTAGGCTCTCTTGTAAATAAAGTTGCAATTAAACTTAAGCCTATAGAAGCCCCCATTATTATGAATGAAATCTTCCAAGAATAAATATCTGCAAGAATTAACGCCACACCGCCAGACATCAACATTCCAATTCTATAGCCCAAAATTGAAGTGCCAGAAGCCGCTCCCTGCTTGTCTGAGGAAACTAACTCTACACGAATTGCATCATAGGCAATATCATAAGTGGCAGAGACAAATGATATTATAATGGCATAATAAACTATTGAAATCATATCAGTTGCAGGGTCAATAAACCCAACTTTGCAGATTAAAACTATCAACAAAATTTGACTCACCAAAAGCCAGCTTCGCCTTTGTCCTAGCAGATCATGAAGGATTGGAATTTTGAATCCATCAACTAAAGGGCTCCACAAAAATTTAATAGTAAAAGGCAAACCAGCTAAACCAAATAGGCCAATATCTCTAAGGTTTATGCCCTTTTCCGCTAGGTGAAAAGTGTATGTGATGAATATCAAAGAAAACGGAACACCACTGCCATAACCAAGTGATGCAATGCTTAACATCTCTTTTGAAAAATATAGGTAATAAAACTCTTTCAGGTAATTTTTTACTTTATTAAACACTTTATTTACTTTAGTTTTCCCTTCAAACAATTAAACATTAAATTTTAATTTACTAGAAAAACTTTATGGCAACAAATGAAAACCAAAATCAACAAGCTGAAAGACAAATTTCAGTTATTGTGCAATATGTAAAAGATATTTCTTTTGAAAATCCTAATTCTCCAAACTCTCTGCAACCTTCAAATGAAAGGCCGAACATTAACGTTTCAGTTGATGTTATGGCAAAAAAATTAGAGGGCGAAAATAATTTTGAAGTTGAGCTTAAAATCGGCGTGAATGCAAAAAGAAATGAAGAAATTTTATTTATCGCAGAAGTTAATTACGCGGGAATTTTCTTATTAAAAAATATTCCAGATAACGAATTTCAGCCGGCTTTACTTATATACTGCCCGAATTTATTATTCCCATTTGTAAGAAGGATTGTTTCTGATTTAACTCGTGATGCGGGCTTTCCAACGCTTATGCTTGATCCAATAGATTTTGGCAAATTATATATGCAAAGAATGGAGCAATTACAAAAAGAGCAACAAGCACAATAAGAATTTACATAAAACTTTATGGCATTAATTAAAAAAGAAAATTACTTAAAGACGATGCGAAAATCAATTCGTAGCGTCATTTGGGCGATATTTATTTTCAGCTCAGTTACAAATATCGTGATGCTGATGATGCCAATTTATTCCCTTCAGGTGTTTGATAGGGTGATGTCTAGTGGCTCGCTTGAAAGCCTTGTTGCACTTACTGCAATCGCATTTTTCTTATTCGCATTATATGGCGTTTTTAATGGTATTAGAGAAGTTATAATGCTTAAAGTTTCCGGTTGGATTGATAGAACAATCGGTGAAAAACTATTCAAGTTATCCATCAACCACGCCTCAATGACTGGCGAAAAACTCACCGTGCAATTCTTTCAGGAAGCAACGCAGGTTAGGAATTTTTTAACCAGCCAAGCGATTTTCTCAATTTTTGATGTTCCTTGGTCTTTTGTTTTCTTATTCGTAATTTGGGTTATTAGCCCTAAAATTTTCCTGCTCGTTGCGGGTGTTACGGTGATATTATTTTTCTTAACTTTCTTAAAAGAGGTTAAAACCAAGCCAACTATTAAAGAAACTAATGAAATCCATCACGCCAATATGAGGCGTGCTGATGAATATATCAGATACGCTGAAACCATAGATTCTATGGGAATGCTCCCTTACACATACGAAATTTGGAAGAATGACAATGATTTAGTGGTTGATAGAAATATGGCTTCCGCAAAATTTACTGCAATAATTGGTTCAATCAGTAAAGCTCTTAGAACAATAATGCAGGTGAGCATTACGGGGCTTGGGGTATATTTGGCACTTCAAAAAGAAATGACTTTCGGTGGTATTATAGCTTGTTCAACGCTTGCAGGTAAGGCCGTTCAACCTTTTGATGCATTGATGGGTATGTGGGGTTCTTTTGCAAATGTTCGGGATTCCTTCAAAAGATTATCGCAATTCTTTGATGTTGCACAAGAAAGGCCAGAAAATATGAATGTTGGCAAGCCTAAGGGTGATATTGAAGTTGATAAATTAGTTTTCGCAAAGCAGGGTGGTTTAATGCCAATCCCAATTTTGAAAGGTTTGAGTTTCAAAATTGATGCTGGTGATGTAGTTGGAATTATTGGGCCTTCGGCTTCTGGTAAATCAACGCTCGTAAAATTAATTGCTGGAATTTATAAGCCATATCAAGGATTTGTTCGTTTAGATGGTGGTGATATTTTCCAAAGAAGTAGGCAAGATGTTGGCAAATATATAGGTTATCTGCCACAAACCATAGATTTACTTCGTGGTAGTGTGAAGCAAAATATTAGTCGTTTTGATGTTGATGCGAAAGATGATGATGTTGTGCAAGCCGCTATGAAGGCTGGCGTTCATGAGTTGGTTTTGAGTTTGCCTGAGCAATATAATACAATTCTTGGCGATGGAAAAATTGAGCTTTCAGGCGGTCAAAGGCAGAGGATTGCTTTAGCTCGTGCTTTTTATGGTGATCCCTCACTTATCATACTTGATGAGCCAAACTCAAACCTTGATGAAGTTGGTGAAAGAATGTTGCTAAACGCAATTCTCACCGCCAAAAAAGAGGGTAGAACAATCATAATGATTACTCACAAGCCAGCAATTGTAAATATAACTAATAAAGTTGTTGTAATTAAAGATGGTCAGCTTGCGGATTTCGGATCTACGGAAGAAATTATGGGTAAATATGCGAAAAACTCAGCTAATATGAAATCTTACACTGACATCATAAACAAAGCAAAAGATGAGTAAATATTTATCCCCTGTCACCCCGTGCTTGTCACGGGGTTAATCAAAGTTTGTTATATGAAACAATATTATGTTTATATAATGGCAAGTGGAAAAAGGGGGTATTTATATACTGGTGTAACTAATAATATAAATAGAAGATGTTGGGAGCATAAAAATAAATTCGTAAATAGTTACTCAAAAAAACATAACATTGTTAAGTTATTTTATTATGAGGTTTTTGAAGATGTGAATTATGCAATTCAAAGAGAAAAAACTATAAAAAAATGCAGAAGAGAAATAAAATTTGAGGCGATTGAAAAGTTAGACCCTGAATGGAGTGATTTTTATTTCAATCTTAACGATTAACCCCGTGACAAGCACGGGGTGACAATTACATATAAAATTTAATATTTTATGTTTGGTGAAAATAATAAAAATATTTCAAGCAAAAAGGAAGATAAAACCCCAACGCCAAAATTATTTTTATTTGCAAGTGATAACAAAGAGGGGAAAAAGGAGAAAACGCCTTTCCTCAATATTAAAATTAGTGAAGGTGAAACGATTACTATTTCCAAAATTTATAGAGAATTAAAATATACGATTCTTAACAAAATTGAGGAAATAAAACTTCAAATGAAAAAAAATAGTAAGATATTTTCTCGCTATTTAATTTTTTCTTTGATTGCTCTTTTTGCAGTTTTTTACTTTAGAGAAATTCTAAATGAATTTCATAATTTTGATAAGAAAAAACAAGAAAAAGCAAACTTTGTTGAAGTAAATGAAAATGAAGAAATTGAAAAAGAAAAAGGGTTTTTACAAAAATTTTTTAGCAATTTCTATATGAGAAAAGAAGAATTTTGAGGGTTAAAATTATGTCATATCGAGCGAAGCGAAGAATCTAGATCTTTCGCTTTGCTCAAGATGACAAAAAA
This Rickettsiales bacterium DNA region includes the following protein-coding sequences:
- a CDS encoding type I secretion system permease/ATPase, giving the protein MALIKKENYLKTMRKSIRSVIWAIFIFSSVTNIVMLMMPIYSLQVFDRVMSSGSLESLVALTAIAFFLFALYGVFNGIREVIMLKVSGWIDRTIGEKLFKLSINHASMTGEKLTVQFFQEATQVRNFLTSQAIFSIFDVPWSFVFLFVIWVISPKIFLLVAGVTVILFFLTFLKEVKTKPTIKETNEIHHANMRRADEYIRYAETIDSMGMLPYTYEIWKNDNDLVVDRNMASAKFTAIIGSISKALRTIMQVSITGLGVYLALQKEMTFGGIIACSTLAGKAVQPFDALMGMWGSFANVRDSFKRLSQFFDVAQERPENMNVGKPKGDIEVDKLVFAKQGGLMPIPILKGLSFKIDAGDVVGIIGPSASGKSTLVKLIAGIYKPYQGFVRLDGGDIFQRSRQDVGKYIGYLPQTIDLLRGSVKQNISRFDVDAKDDDVVQAAMKAGVHELVLSLPEQYNTILGDGKIELSGGQRQRIALARAFYGDPSLIILDEPNSNLDEVGERMLLNAILTAKKEGRTIIMITHKPAIVNITNKVVVIKDGQLADFGSTEEIMGKYAKNSANMKSYTDIINKAKDE
- a CDS encoding GIY-YIG nuclease family protein — translated: MKQYYVYIMASGKRGYLYTGVTNNINRRCWEHKNKFVNSYSKKHNIVKLFYYEVFEDVNYAIQREKTIKKCRREIKFEAIEKLDPEWSDFYFNLND